The following coding sequences lie in one Stigmatopora nigra isolate UIUO_SnigA chromosome 4, RoL_Snig_1.1, whole genome shotgun sequence genomic window:
- the LOC144195442 gene encoding E3 ubiquitin-protein ligase CHFR-like, translating to MENHRRRGTPWGKLVKVNSNETGVLLFKRECIIGRKKGCDLAFPANKKISAKHCKIVHDENSGQVWLEDMSTNGTVINMSKLVKKQTHILQNGDVIYFVYRKSQPEKNIAYLYHALTTEETFLEDHQSHSPDTLTSSDMTLSVEPVMLTKAPRDLNEEEPQPSTSTSHLCFQLPLTAGTNRAGFHSGCKSQDVDQECEEALHSEPECKKRKTEVIPPTSGSSGNLLGQTSPVKTKTDKMEESLTCSICQELLYDCVSLQPCMHTFCAACYSGWMDISSNCPTCRAFAERIHKNYFINNLVEAYLIEHPEKSRSEEDMKSMDSRNKIKQDILEHFSDEECSSDNLYEISDNDSDSSVFSVPLFMCRQCPGYNNEINQMPFPTASSYRFPCMPPSMPPPPPPPPPNISSDEVSATDGESSVSPGNPAGPLEYRCQPQGDHLICNCCLEAMPDRRPELNSHQQCAQCQRPFCHIYWGCRRIGCQGCLAQFSELNLTEKCLDGVLNNNHYESEILKNYLTSRGKTWKDLLKEALHDLEEGKYCLSDRHNSVSANTIICVCCGLMVFKELAYKYRQNIPTSELPAAVLSRPDCYWGLNCRTQIKAHHARNFNHICEQTRFKS from the exons ATGGAGAATCACAGAAGAAGGGGTACGCCATGGGGAAAACTGGTCAAAGTGAATTCCAATGAAACTGGAGTGTTACTTTTCAAAAGGGAATGCATCATTGGccgaaaaaaag GCTGTGATTTGGCATTTCCTGCCAATAAAAAGATCTCAGCGAAACACTGCAAGATTGTTCATGATGAAAACTCAGGGCAGGTGTGGCTTGAAGACATGAG CACCAATGGTACAGTGATCAACATGTccaaattggttaaaaaacaaactcacaTCCTTCAAAATGGTGACGTCATCTACTTTGTGTACCGGAAAAGTCAGCCTGAGAAAA atattgCTTATCTTTACCACGCACTCACAACTGAGGAAACATTTTTGGAAGACCACCAAA GCCACAGTCCTGATACCCTTACATCCTCTGATATGACACTATCTGTGGAGCCTGTCATGCTGACAAAAGCTCCACGGGATCTTAATGAAGAGGAACCTCAGCCTTCCACCTCAACTTCCCACCTCTGTTTTCAGCTTCCTTTAACAGCAGGGACAAATAGAGCAGGTTTTCACTCAG GTTGCAAATCTCAAGATGTGGACCAAGAATGTGAGGAAGCACTTCATTCAGAGCCAGAatgcaaaaagagaaaaacag AGGTCATTCCACCAACCTCTGGATCATCAGGAAATCTTTTGGGTCAAACATCGCCAGTAAAGACCAAGACAGATAAGATGGAGGAATCTCTGACATGTAGCATCTGCCAGGAACTATTATATGACTGCGTCAG CTTGCAACCCTGCATGCATACTTTCTGTGCTGCCTGTTACTCTGGCTGGATGGACATTTCGTCTAATTGTCCAACGTGCCGTGCCTTTGCGGAAAGGATTCATAAAAACTACTTCATCAACAACCTGGTGGAGGCCTACCTCATTGAGCATCCAG AAAAGTCTCGTAGTGAGGAAGACATGAAAAGCATGGACAGCCGCAACAAAATCAAGCAGGACATTTTGGAGCACTTTTCTGATGAGGAGTGCAGCTCAGATAATCTTTATGAGATCTCTGACAATGACAGTGACTCTTCTGTCTTCAG tgtgccTCTATTCATGTGCCGACAATGCCCAGGCTACAACAACGAGATCAACCAGATGCCGTTTCCCACTGCCTCGAGTTATCGGTTTCCCTGCATGCCACCTTCgatgcctcctcctcctcctcctcctcctccaaacatatCTTCAGATGAAGTCTCTGCCACTGATGGAGAGTCCTCAGTGTCGCCTGGAAACCCGGCAG GTCCTCTGGAGTACCGCTGTCAACCTCAGGGCGATCATCTTATTTGTAACTGCTGCCTAGAGGCAATGCCAGATCGACGGCCTGAGTTGAATAGCCACCAGCAAT GTGCTCAATGCCAACGTCCTTTCTGTCACATCTACTGGGGTTGCCGCAGGATTGGCTGTCAAGGCTGCCTGGCTCAATTCAGTG AGCTTAATCTGACTGAAAAATGTCTGGATGGTGTGCTGAACAACAATCACTATGAGTCAGAGATTCTAAAG aaCTACTTGACTTCTAGAGGCAAAACATGGAAGGACTTACTTAAAGAGGCCTTACATGATTTGGAAGAAGGGAAATATTGCCTTTCAG ATCGGCATAATTCTGTTTCTGCAAATACAATCATTTGTGTGTGCTGCGGCCTTATGGTTTTCAAGGAGCTGGCGTACAAGTACAGACAGAATATTCCTACGTCTGAACTACCAG CTGCCGTATTATCTCGTCCCGACTGCTACTGGGGTCTTAACTGTCGTACACAAATAAAAGCCCATCATGCAAG